Genomic window (Argopecten irradians isolate NY chromosome 2, Ai_NY, whole genome shotgun sequence):
GGTACTATTTCCGTCGAAGTAAGGACGCGTCCTCTCTAGAACCCCTAGTTCTATTCTCCTGGTATTTGTTAAGGAGTCCCAGcacttttataattataattccTTCTTGTGACTTCTTTACTATAACGGATACCAGGTATTCTAGTACTTCTTCGTTCAGGTAAAAAATTCGGAGAGTGTCTTATGATATACTGTAACCCAGCTTTCTTTCGTGTGCGATTTGTTTTCGCGAATTTCGTGATAAACATAAATTCGCGAAGGTTTATCGCTGCGAATTAATGTCTCccaacattttatattgtaaacaATTTCAATTCAATAATGTTCTCAGCGAATAACCGTGAATTTGATTTGAAACTAAAATCAGTAAATAGTAGCCTCGAAAAAAGTTTGTATACAGTGGGCAATCAACTGTAGACTATTCAATTATCTCTTGTTTTCAAATCATCAGCCTCGTAAGCATAAAgttagaaaataaaacataccataATATAAATGGACAACATGAAGAAGTACGTTTTGTATACTATTCCAAATGATTTAGTTGATCTGATAATTTGAGATGTTCCTTgtatctgtataaataaaacgTGTATTTACCTCTCGTGAGCATAGCTTGCCTAACCATATATTGGGAAATACTCAAAATACACAGTAAGATTGAATTCAGACAATGCGAAAAaggtttttgtttcatttattgtTCTTGAAGTTGTgccatttgttttattattattttctgacATAATCGAGCAAGGATATTATGGAGTCAGCAGTCAGCGTTTGTTACTGATAGTGTTAACggtaatatattgtaatatatatagaaCCAATATATGTACTATTGGTTTCGAATTGATGTTGTGTAATGTACCCacatgaaaaacaaaatcaataaaaatattcttaaCATCAAAATGTTTACTCGTGAGACCTCTTGTTAATAAGTCTCAGTTTTATACAtgaagagaaaaagaaaatagaGAAGTGTGACACATAGATCGATGAATATGACTAAATCCATGCATCATGTGTTTAAAGTGTACAAAtatgattttgtaaaacataGCGAAgtcaataattatattaaagcaaatataaatgtataaatatataaagaatataTTAATAGACAATTGAATAAAGCATTAATAGCATCATTAGTGCGATATGATTACGAAGCCTTGTTAGATGATGGTGGTGAATGAGAAATACCtgtctgaaatatttttgtcattccTAAAAATCACTCATACAACAGTTGGTTGATATGTTGGCATGATTTACGACAATGATATATTCgataaacattgtattaaatAGTACATATTTCCATGGTATCCTCGTCAGATGTGTAAAAGAGAAAGCTGCGTACATAGTCCACTCTGCTGTTAGGGGATGTTATCTCACGTTGAGGATGGCTTTAAACTCTGAAAATAACAGAcacatactacatgtaattCAATTCTAAACAAACTTTTTACGTGCGATTTAATTTCACGGACGATAAAGTATCGTGAAAATACACAGTAAACATGACGATAAGTCGGTTTAGAAAAGTCGTCAGACTGGACACTGCTAATATAGGCTGGTTAACAACGTTCGTAAAATGCTATTTTGTCCCCGTTGTAAAAGTGGATCAATTCGGAATAAAGGAATAAGAAAAGAAATGTAAAAAGTTTAAGCCCTGATTTCTGGAATCAAACTTGTCAAAACTGACGACTGAAATTTTTCACATAAGGATAATTCAAGTTACACAAAGAGCTTATCTTATTGTGTTTCTTCATAGCTATCGTGTGTAAACCATGAGAACTGTTACCTCGATAGTCCACTTTGCCATCCTTATCAATGTCTGCCTCATTTATCATAGCCTCCGCCTCGTCCTGTGGAGAGAGTATTGCATTGGTGCATGTTGGTAAGATGACatcgatttgtttgttttattgtaatttattttcattacatttatatatacatggtgtatcataaaacatgtacaaactTTAATGCTTAATAAACCCCAAACCCTGAAAGTTCCATATATACATTTAGGCAATATTGACATGTATATTCGTACAATTTGATTGGTATGTATTTAGAGGTGCAGTTAAACGCATAGACTTTATATGCTACATATAACATGCTTCTGCGAGTATCTTATGCAAGAgattaaaactgaaatattggtgtgagaaaaacattttgtttctcTGAAACAGTTAGGTTCATGTGCCTGCTCAAAATTCACCCATCATACAGTCTCATagtcatacatgtacttatgtTTTTTACTACACTAATATTAACTGCTGAACCTTGGTAAAAACCAGTATATTATTGTGTTTGATAATGTCAATAATGACGCCATAATGTTTGATTATGAAATTCTAGCTGTACCTTATTGTATTCCAGCAAATGTTGATATCGTTTCCATAATGTATTAATGCAATACAGATTTTTCATGAAGGAGTTATAACAATTTTAAGTCGGGAcatgttttctgaaacacccggtatatatatttaaatttcccATTAAAACtagatataaaaatgaaatggcATATATTATAGCGATACGCCAGTTAACATTCACTAATTGGTCATTGTTACCGCTGACTTGTCTCTTTCTGACCACCATAACATTTCTGAATTTAAAAAGTaaccaatcaatcaataaaatatttatgtaaaaccAAAGATGACTTGATAAACATAAGATAAAATCATCCTAGTTTTCAGTTAAAGATTTCAACTTCTAGTGTACTTAATGCTACTTTATAACATGAAATGTATATTCTTGTGTATTTTCTTTTGCAGCTTTAAAGCAATAACAGTAATATATAAAACACCATTCGTTATTAACGGAACTGACGAAAAGTTTACACAGCAAAAATGTTATAACGTGATGCTACCCATTTTGGAACGTTACCACGAATGGAACATATTTAAAAGATGTGATatagaattttcagtttacaatctaaactaacaaAACTGCTCTGGACAAAATTTCAGGTGCTGAATAATAACTGAAACAATGTTCATTAGTCATTTTCCTTCCAgcatcatatatttaaaaaaaatgtttagtgAAATATTTAGAATGATTGGTCACTTTAATAAGCTAAAATTTGATTAaactttctttaaatgaattcaaacattttttatcatgtctTGGCATTTATTAGTCAAACAATTTTAGAGGGTGTTCCATTTTGGGAGCTtaaacctgctgaaacacaaGGCCGGATCATAATGCGTTATAGTTctctatttataattatatgcaCTGTTGACAAGTAAACAGACCATGAAATTCAAAGCCAAATGCcactatataaggaatgtcaaGAGAAAAATCTGGATTCCAGCACACGTTAGAAAAgttttacaattatcttcaaaaagtgttccaatttgggtagcgttaCGTTACAGTATATTATAAGATTTATAATTCCATAGAAACCTACCCGTGTAATATTCTCCCCTAATTTCTGCAGTACTACGTACAACTCATCAGGGCATATACCACCGTCTTTGTCGTTATCAAACACTTCGAAAACCTCGTGCAGTTCTTTTTCTGGATCGATCGACAACTTCCGGGTAAAAATTTCCAGGAATTCCTCAAAATCAATGCTGCCACTtcctgaaaaaaacccaatgaaATACAGCAATCTACAGTAAGCACCacttttcaaataaattattttatttttcgttttacatttcatctgatgtaataattatgtaaaactGATGGTGACATTCGGTTTAAAATCATTTCAGTATACAGGGCGAGTACACGATGGCCTGCTTAGTGATACTGCATCTACTCTGTTCATTTCTTCATACTAGATCGTCATTGTACAGGTGTGATATTCGATAACATGGACTCATTTGAATAAAAGACACTGATTGTGATCTATCAGGGTCAATCAGGGTCAAAGCTAGGTCTGATTGTGATCTATCACAGTCAATCAGGGTCAAAGCCAGGTCTGATTGTCATCTATAAGGATCAATCAGGGTCAAAGCTAGGTCTGATTGTGATCTATCACAGTCAATCAGGGTCAAAGCTAGGTCTGATTGTGATCTATCACAGTCAATCAGGGTCAAAGCTAGGTCTGATTGTGATCTATCACAGTCAATCAGGGTCAAAGCTAGGTCTGATTGTGATCTATCACAGTCAATCAGGGTCAAAGCTAGGTCTGATTGTGATCTACTATCACAGTCAATCAGGGTCAGTAAAACTAGGTCTGATTGTGATCTATCAGGGTCAATCAGGGTCAAGGCTAGGTCTGATTGTGATCTATCAAGGTCAATCAGGGTCAAAGCTAGGTCTGATTGTGATCTATCGTGATCTATCAGGGTCAATCAGGGTCAATCAGGGTCAAAGCTAGGTCTGATTGTGATCTATCAGGGTCAATCAGGGTCAAAGCTAGTTCTGATCAGAGTTATTTCTCTTCtattcactccgtcagtactgacggacTAATCACACTGTGTTTGGCTTAAAACTCAGTGAAATTGTGAACGGGTCTGGTGTCTTAAAATTTCTAGAAAACCCATTCCTGAAAAGGTTGTTCTACTAGCAAATGCCTAAACCATTTTATTGATGTTCTTGCAATATAAGAATTTGATTATTAGTGAATAAACGGATAAAACAACAGTTAACTTACTGTCAACATCAACAGAACGCATCAGGCCATTCAGAACATTGGCTGAAGGTCTCTGTCCAAGCTTAAACAAAACGGTTCCCAGCTCATCTGCTGTAATCAGGCCGTCACCATTTTTGTCGAATACACAAAATGTGTCATGTAGTTCTGCAGAGTACCAAACAGTAATTGATGGATAAAATAATAACAGTTCAGGTTGTTATATAGTTTACTAATTTGTATTGCTTTCATGCAGCAAAGTACAATAACTTATCGCTGTGCCAATTATCTTTTCTAACCAACCATTGTACATACtattattgataatttatagaaattCCATGTCACctgatattttcattgtttaatatTCAAAGACCAAAGAACTAGAAGCAGTATCTCTAAACCCTTTCTTCAGACTGGAAAGTACGGCCAagatacaatctgattaaaataacatGTTCATGAAATGTTCACTTTTTGTTATAACAGTTGAAACAGTATGCTATACCATTACAAAAACTATACAATGCTGTTTTCAATCTTACCTCTCACTTTTTCTCTGTTAAATCCATATTTCTTTCCCGCCTTCTCAAACGATTTCGCAAATGGAATCTATCAAAAGAACAAACCTGTTCTTTAACATGCTTAAAGGAATGATTTTAGTCACAATAGAATTTCCAATTCGCTATCTTGAATTACTATAGAACagatatacgtacccggcctgcTATACCTAtaaagacgacatcattatctgtctaaaagtcttttgaacTACAATATTGTAGCTAAAATTACTATTGTTCAAAGAGTAAAAGTTAGATGTATTTTTGTTTGctcaaacaaacaatgttaatTTTATTAAACTGCACTCCATATCCCTAATAGTCTGACGACTGAGTGCTAGTTATTAGATATTGTAACTTGACCTATTAACGAAACGTAAAGCGCTTACTCTACCGGAGTGTCTGTATCTTGCTGTATGAATCTACGTACAAATCAAAATTTCgttatatttgtgtgtttgtgttatGGACGTATCGGTTTGTGTTTTGTTCTTATAGCCGTTTAGTCTTATCTGTACGGATTTTCTCTTAACATGGTAGAATTATGATGTTAAATGTACGGATAATTTCGTGAGAAAGTTTGAACGCTAATAATACACGTATACTTGTGTGATCTCCATTTTGACTGTGTATAAGAACATATTCATTTATGGAGCGCTATCGCACTCCAAAGAATATGTTCGTTACCAACTGCGTTTATAACACCGTATTCGCAATCAAATTGAAAATCACTCCTTAAAAAATattagatacaatgtatttatttatgttaCATTGTAATGCATGGCTGTAAGTAGAAGTCGCGAATTTATGTATTCACGGATGTAAATAAAGAGGCGCGAAATATTGTATACCCGAAATACTGTATACCCGAAATATTGTATTCccaaaaattgaattgaattacaGTGTGTTATACTAGTAAAAATCTATAGCAGTTAAAGACCTTTCATAAGTTAAGTGCTCTTTTTTAacgattgaaaacaaatttaaccACTTGAGACATATCTTAATCAAGACACGCATAAAATTAAACACCATAGACTTACCGGCTGCCGTTTTGGACGACTCATCTTTCAAGTCTGCTGCTTGTCTCCCTCTCAATGTTTCTGTAAATATCAAACAGAAAATGAAATAGCTGAGCAGTCTCAATATGACCTACATATCGATATGGAAACTGGTtaaaatatcacacacacacaaaaagaaaagtaaaaacATGCATGCGGTTTgtacatattaattatcttctttttctgtttattttgcTGCTCTTCCCTATACCACATTCTTGCTGTCAGTTACGAATCTACGTTTCATCTCAGCTTTTGAAGGGTTCAAAAGTCGTCTATGTTTATTTTAACTAGAACACGTCGAACGGTTCCCTAGTACATTGATTACAGTGTAAACTGTAAGGCTCGTTCTGACTAATCTCGGCTTGTATTTCTGTAGTTCCTGTCTCAGTAATTGGGCATACTGTCTAGCCGATGGCAAAGAGCCAA
Coding sequences:
- the LOC138315572 gene encoding calmodulin-like, which encodes MSRPKRQPIPFAKSFEKAGKKYGFNREKVRELHDTFCVFDKNGDGLITADELGTVLFKLGQRPSANVLNGLMRSVDVDRSGSIDFEEFLEIFTRKLSIDPEKELHEVFEVFDNDKDGGICPDELYVVLQKLGENITRDEAEAMINEADIDKDGKVDYREFKAILNVR